A single region of the Pseudomonas solani genome encodes:
- a CDS encoding ornithine cyclodeaminase family protein yields the protein MSHLRFFTNAEVAGALGYPALIEALRVGLAEPCAAPMRGCHELPEGASLLTMPVWQAGQGVGVKLVTVFPGNGARGLPSVAALFTLFDDETGQPLAVLEASELTARRTACTSALAAADLVREDAERLLVVGNGTLATHMVRAHCQVRDYRRVDIWGRDADKSARLVAALREEGYPVQVGGDLQSLVQQADCISCVTTSRSPLVLGDWLRPGTHLDLVGAFLPSMRETDSAAVARARIVVDTREGALEEAGDLLFAIADGLLDEDAIGTELRELLHGRGHRRNAEEITLFKSVGYALEDLVAARLLLASA from the coding sequence ATGTCCCACCTACGTTTCTTCACCAACGCCGAGGTCGCCGGTGCCCTCGGCTATCCCGCTCTGATCGAAGCGCTGCGGGTTGGCCTCGCCGAGCCTTGCGCGGCGCCGATGCGGGGCTGTCATGAGCTGCCGGAGGGCGCGTCCCTGCTGACCATGCCGGTGTGGCAGGCGGGGCAGGGTGTCGGCGTCAAGCTGGTCACCGTGTTCCCCGGCAATGGCGCGCGGGGGCTGCCGTCGGTTGCGGCGTTGTTCACCCTGTTCGATGACGAGACCGGCCAGCCCCTGGCCGTGCTTGAAGCCTCGGAGCTCACCGCTCGCCGCACCGCCTGCACCTCGGCGCTGGCGGCCGCTGACCTGGTGCGCGAAGACGCCGAGCGCCTGCTGGTAGTGGGCAATGGCACCCTGGCCACGCACATGGTCCGTGCCCATTGCCAGGTGCGTGATTACCGGCGTGTGGATATCTGGGGGCGTGACGCCGACAAGTCCGCCCGGCTGGTGGCGGCCCTGCGTGAAGAGGGCTACCCAGTGCAGGTGGGCGGCGACCTGCAAAGCCTGGTGCAGCAGGCCGACTGCATCAGTTGCGTCACCACTTCGCGCTCGCCGCTGGTGCTGGGCGACTGGCTGCGCCCCGGCACCCATCTGGACCTGGTGGGCGCCTTCCTGCCCAGCATGCGCGAGACCGACTCCGCCGCCGTGGCCCGCGCGCGCATCGTCGTCGACACCCGCGAGGGAGCCCTGGAGGAAGCCGGCGACCTGCTCTTCGCCATCGCCGACGGCCTGCTCGACGAAGACGCGATCGGCACCGAGCTGCGCGAGCTTCTGCACGGCCGTGGCCACCGGCGTAACGCCGAGGAAATCACCCTGTTCAAGTCCGTGGGCTATGCCCTGGAAGACCTGGTGGCGGCACGCCTGCTGCTGGCCAGCGCCTGA
- a CDS encoding ABC transporter ATP-binding protein produces MTSPLLAFKDVDVFYGPIQALKKVSLHINEGETVSLIGSNGAGKSTLLMSIFGQPRAAAGEILYGGVDISRKSSHYVASNGIAQSPEGRRVFPDMSVEENLLMGTIPIGAEHADEDMQRMFDLFPRLKERRNQRAMTMSGGEQQMLAIARALMSRPRLLLLDEPSLGLAPIVVKQIFQTLRELAKSGMTIFLVEQNANHALRLSDRAYVMVTGEIRMSGTGEELLGNQDVRNAYLGGH; encoded by the coding sequence ATGACCTCACCCCTCCTGGCATTCAAGGACGTCGACGTCTTCTACGGCCCCATCCAGGCGCTGAAGAAGGTCAGCCTGCACATCAACGAAGGCGAGACGGTGAGCCTCATCGGCTCCAACGGCGCGGGCAAGTCGACGCTGCTGATGTCGATCTTCGGCCAGCCCCGCGCCGCCGCCGGGGAGATCCTCTACGGCGGTGTGGATATCTCGCGCAAGTCCTCGCACTACGTGGCCTCCAACGGCATCGCGCAGTCGCCGGAAGGGCGCCGGGTATTCCCCGACATGAGCGTGGAGGAGAACCTGCTGATGGGCACCATCCCCATCGGCGCCGAGCACGCGGACGAGGACATGCAGCGCATGTTCGACCTCTTCCCGCGGCTCAAGGAACGGCGCAACCAGCGCGCCATGACCATGTCCGGTGGCGAACAGCAGATGCTCGCCATCGCCCGCGCGCTGATGAGCCGGCCCCGGTTGCTGCTGCTCGACGAACCCTCCCTGGGCCTCGCGCCCATCGTGGTCAAGCAGATCTTCCAGACCCTGCGCGAGCTGGCGAAGAGCGGCATGACCATCTTCCTGGTGGAGCAGAACGCCAACCACGCCCTGCGCCTCTCCGACCGCGCCTACGTGATGGTCACCGGGGAGATCCGCATGAGCGGCACGGGTGAGGAACTGCTCGGCAACCAGGACGTGCGCAACGCGTATCTGGGGGGGCACTAA
- a CDS encoding ATP-binding cassette domain-containing protein — protein sequence MSDDNILSVERLMMHFGGIKALNDVSLDIKRHSISALIGPNGAGKTTVFNCLTGFYKATDGSIKLNARGTSTDVIKVLGEPFQATDFINPAQFGSRLWFKMFGGTHLVNRAGLARTFQNIRLFREMSVVENLLVAQHMWVNRNLLAGILNTPGFRRAEEDALNHAFYWLEVVDLVDCANRLAGELSYGQQRRLEIARAMCTRPQLICLDEPAAGLNPAETEALSRIIRKLRDEHELTVLLIEHDMGMVMSISDHIVVLDHGVVIAQGGPEAIRNDPKVIAAYLGADEEEVA from the coding sequence ATGAGCGACGACAACATCCTCAGCGTCGAACGCCTGATGATGCACTTCGGCGGCATCAAGGCGCTCAACGACGTCAGCCTCGACATCAAGCGCCATTCCATTTCCGCCCTGATCGGCCCCAACGGCGCCGGCAAGACCACGGTGTTCAACTGCCTCACCGGCTTCTACAAGGCCACCGACGGCAGCATCAAGCTCAACGCCCGGGGCACCAGCACCGACGTGATCAAGGTGCTGGGCGAACCCTTCCAGGCCACCGACTTCATCAACCCGGCGCAGTTCGGCAGCCGCCTCTGGTTCAAGATGTTCGGCGGCACCCACCTGGTGAACCGCGCCGGCCTCGCGCGCACCTTCCAGAACATCCGCCTGTTCCGGGAAATGTCGGTGGTGGAAAACCTGCTGGTGGCCCAGCACATGTGGGTCAACCGCAACCTGCTGGCCGGCATCCTCAACACCCCGGGCTTCCGCCGCGCCGAGGAAGACGCGCTGAACCACGCCTTCTACTGGCTGGAGGTGGTGGACCTGGTGGACTGCGCCAACCGCCTGGCCGGTGAACTCTCCTACGGCCAGCAGCGCCGCCTGGAGATCGCCCGCGCCATGTGCACGCGGCCGCAACTGATCTGCCTGGACGAACCCGCCGCCGGCCTCAACCCGGCGGAAACCGAGGCGCTCAGCCGGATCATCCGCAAGCTGCGCGACGAACACGAACTGACCGTACTGCTGATCGAGCACGACATGGGCATGGTAATGAGCATTTCCGACCACATCGTGGTGCTGGACCACGGCGTGGTGATCGCCCAGGGCGGCCCCGAGGCGATCCGCAACGATCCGAAGGTGATAGCCGCCTACCTAGGCGCCGACGAGGAGGAAGTGGCATGA
- the livM gene encoding high-affinity branched-chain amino acid ABC transporter permease LivM — translation MSSAIARKPIDIKKCIVDAVLAGLLALIVFGPIVGVVLDGYSFNLEFGRVGWMIGIVMLGRFLLSLYLQSAGGAALLERFESAGSGVHVRSPDFKSNLRWVLPLILVAAVIFPFFASKYLLAVVILGLIYVLLGLGLNIVVGLAGLLDLGYVAFYAIGAYGLALGYQYLGLGFWTVLPLSALAAALAGCLLGFPVLRMHGDYLAIVTLGFGEIIRLVLNNWLNFTGGPNGMPVPSPTFLGLEFGRRAKDGGVPFHEFFGIAYNPNLKFLFIYVVLFLVVMLVLYIKHRLTRMPVGRAWEALREDEIACRSLGLNHVLVKLSAFTLGASTAGLAGVFFASYQGFVNPSSFTFFESALILAIVVLGGMGSTVGVVIAAFVLTVAPELLRSFADYRVLLFGILMVVMMIWRPRGLIRISRSGFTPRKGVAP, via the coding sequence ATGTCCTCTGCCATCGCTAGAAAACCCATCGATATCAAGAAGTGCATCGTCGATGCGGTGCTCGCCGGGCTGCTGGCGCTCATCGTCTTCGGCCCCATCGTCGGCGTAGTGCTCGACGGCTACAGCTTCAATCTGGAGTTCGGCCGTGTCGGCTGGATGATCGGCATCGTCATGCTCGGCCGCTTCCTGCTCAGCCTGTACCTGCAGAGCGCCGGTGGCGCCGCGTTGCTGGAGCGCTTCGAAAGCGCCGGCTCCGGCGTCCATGTGCGCTCGCCGGACTTCAAGAGCAACCTGCGCTGGGTGCTGCCGCTGATCCTGGTGGCGGCGGTGATCTTCCCGTTCTTCGCCAGCAAGTACCTGCTGGCGGTGGTCATCCTCGGGCTGATCTACGTGCTACTGGGCCTGGGGTTGAACATAGTGGTGGGCCTCGCCGGCCTGCTCGACCTGGGCTACGTGGCCTTCTACGCCATCGGCGCCTATGGCCTGGCGCTTGGCTACCAGTACCTGGGGCTGGGCTTCTGGACAGTGCTGCCGCTGTCGGCCCTGGCCGCCGCGCTGGCGGGTTGCCTGCTGGGCTTCCCGGTGCTGCGCATGCACGGCGACTACCTGGCCATCGTCACCCTGGGCTTCGGCGAGATCATCCGCCTGGTGCTGAACAACTGGCTGAACTTCACCGGTGGCCCCAACGGCATGCCGGTGCCGTCGCCGACCTTCCTCGGCCTGGAATTCGGCCGTCGCGCCAAGGACGGGGGCGTGCCTTTCCATGAGTTCTTCGGCATCGCCTACAACCCCAACCTGAAGTTCCTGTTCATCTACGTGGTGCTGTTCCTGGTGGTGATGCTGGTGCTCTACATCAAACACCGCCTGACCCGCATGCCCGTCGGCCGCGCCTGGGAAGCGTTGCGCGAGGACGAGATCGCCTGCCGCTCCCTGGGCCTCAACCACGTGCTGGTGAAGCTCTCCGCCTTCACCCTGGGCGCCTCCACCGCCGGCCTGGCCGGGGTGTTCTTCGCCAGCTACCAGGGCTTCGTCAACCCGTCGTCCTTCACCTTCTTCGAGTCGGCGCTGATCCTCGCCATCGTGGTGCTGGGCGGCATGGGCTCGACCGTGGGGGTGGTGATCGCCGCCTTCGTCCTCACCGTCGCTCCGGAGTTGCTGCGCAGCTTCGCCGACTACCGGGTGCTGCTGTTCGGCATCCTCATGGTGGTGATGATGATCTGGCGACCGCGCGGGCTGATCCGCATCAGCCGCAGTGGCTTCACCCCGCGTAAAGGAGTAGCGCCATGA
- a CDS encoding ABC transporter permease subunit, protein MDGIFLQQLINGLTLGSVYGLIAIGYTMVYGIIGMINFAHGEVYMISAYLSAITLALLAFFGLESFPLLILGTLLFTITVTGVYGFVIERIAYKPLRNSTRLAPLISAIGMSLILQNYVQISQGARQQGVPTLLDGALKFHVGDGFVQLTYTKVFILVAAFLGMGVLTYVIQRTKLGRMCRATQQDRKMASILGINTDRVISYVFVIGAAMAALAGVLITMNYGTFDFYAGFIIGIKAFTAAVLGGIGSLPGAMLGGIILGIAEAQFSGMVNTDYKDVFSFSLLVLILIFRPQGLLGRPHVAKV, encoded by the coding sequence ATGGACGGTATCTTCCTGCAACAGCTGATCAACGGCCTGACCCTCGGGTCCGTCTACGGCCTGATCGCCATCGGCTACACCATGGTTTACGGCATCATCGGCATGATCAACTTCGCCCACGGCGAGGTGTACATGATCTCCGCCTACCTCTCTGCCATCACCCTGGCGCTGCTGGCGTTCTTCGGGCTCGAATCCTTCCCGCTGCTGATCCTCGGCACCTTGCTGTTCACCATCACGGTGACCGGCGTATACGGCTTCGTGATCGAACGCATCGCCTACAAGCCCCTGCGCAACTCCACGCGCCTGGCTCCCCTGATCTCCGCCATCGGCATGTCGCTGATCCTGCAGAACTACGTGCAGATCAGCCAGGGCGCCCGCCAGCAGGGCGTGCCCACGCTGCTCGACGGCGCGCTGAAGTTCCATGTCGGTGACGGCTTCGTCCAGCTCACCTACACCAAGGTGTTCATCCTGGTGGCCGCCTTCCTCGGCATGGGCGTGCTGACCTATGTGATCCAGCGCACCAAGCTCGGCCGCATGTGCCGCGCCACCCAGCAGGATCGCAAGATGGCCTCGATCCTCGGCATCAACACCGACCGGGTGATCTCCTACGTGTTCGTCATCGGCGCCGCCATGGCCGCGCTGGCCGGCGTGCTGATCACCATGAACTACGGCACCTTCGACTTCTATGCCGGCTTCATCATCGGCATCAAGGCCTTCACCGCCGCCGTGCTCGGCGGCATCGGCTCGCTGCCCGGCGCGATGCTCGGCGGGATCATCCTCGGCATCGCCGAGGCGCAGTTCTCCGGCATGGTCAACACCGACTACAAGGACGTGTTCAGCTTCTCCCTGCTGGTGCTGATCCTGATCTTCCGTCCCCAAGGCCTGCTTGGCCGCCCGCATGTCGCCAAGGTGTAA
- a CDS encoding branched-chain amino acid ABC transporter substrate-binding protein: MPHKTFKKGILAVAVTSVLSLSNLAFADVVIGVAGPHTGANASFGEQYWRGASQAAEDINAAGGVNGEKIKLVKADDACEPKQAVAVANRLVDQDKAIGVVGHFCSSSTIPASEIYDEAGIIAITPGSTNPQVTERGLTGMFRMCGRDDQQGIVAGDYIVDVLKAKKVAIIHDKDTYGQGLADATKAQLAKRGVKEVLYEGLTRGEKDFNALVTKIRATGAEVVYFGGLHPEAGPLVRQMREQGLTAKFLSGDGIVTDELVTTAGGPQYTKGVLMTFGADPRKIADGKAVIEKFRAGGFEPEGYTLYAYASLQALAAAFNGAGANEGAKASEWLKANPVQTVMGKKEWDGKGDLKVSDYVIYEWDEQGKYHQQ; the protein is encoded by the coding sequence ATGCCTCACAAGACTTTCAAGAAAGGTATTTTGGCTGTTGCGGTTACCAGTGTTCTGAGCTTGTCCAACCTTGCTTTCGCTGACGTGGTCATCGGCGTCGCCGGTCCTCACACCGGCGCCAACGCCTCCTTCGGTGAGCAGTACTGGCGCGGTGCGAGCCAGGCCGCCGAGGACATCAACGCCGCCGGTGGGGTCAACGGCGAGAAGATCAAGCTGGTCAAGGCGGACGACGCCTGCGAACCCAAGCAGGCCGTGGCCGTGGCCAACCGCCTGGTGGATCAGGACAAGGCCATCGGCGTGGTCGGTCACTTCTGCTCCTCCTCCACTATCCCGGCGTCGGAAATCTACGACGAGGCCGGCATCATCGCCATCACCCCCGGTTCCACCAACCCGCAGGTCACCGAGCGCGGCCTGACCGGCATGTTCCGCATGTGCGGCCGTGACGACCAGCAGGGCATCGTCGCCGGTGACTACATCGTCGATGTGCTCAAGGCCAAGAAGGTCGCGATCATCCACGACAAGGACACCTACGGGCAGGGCCTGGCCGACGCCACCAAGGCGCAACTGGCCAAGCGCGGCGTGAAGGAAGTGCTGTACGAAGGCCTGACCCGTGGCGAGAAGGACTTCAACGCCCTGGTCACCAAGATCCGCGCCACCGGTGCCGAGGTCGTCTATTTCGGTGGCCTGCACCCCGAAGCCGGCCCGCTGGTCCGGCAGATGCGCGAGCAGGGCCTGACCGCCAAGTTCCTCTCCGGCGACGGCATCGTCACCGACGAACTGGTCACCACCGCCGGCGGCCCGCAGTACACCAAGGGCGTGCTGATGACCTTCGGCGCCGACCCCCGCAAGATCGCCGACGGCAAGGCCGTGATCGAGAAATTCCGTGCCGGCGGCTTCGAGCCGGAGGGCTACACCCTGTACGCCTATGCCTCCCTGCAGGCCCTGGCTGCCGCGTTCAACGGCGCCGGTGCCAACGAAGGCGCCAAGGCCAGCGAGTGGCTGAAGGCGAACCCGGTGCAAACCGTGATGGGCAAGAAGGAGTGGGACGGCAAGGGCGACCTGAAGGTCTCCGACTACGTGATCTACGAGTGGGATGAACAAGGCAAGTACCACCAGCAGTAA
- the amaA gene encoding L-pipecolate oxidase, whose translation MPLRQECLWEYLTPALPKTETLNGEVRADVCVIGGGITGLNAAIRLLEQGKRVCVLEAHEVGHGGSGRNVGLVNAGLWIPPDEIEAGLGEQVGAQLNRTLGGAPAKVFAVIEKYGIECQLRREGTLHMAHNARGQADLASRCEQWQRRGAPVELLTGQACRDATGTERIAAALLDRRAGTLNPMAYTRGLAQAVRYLGGSLFQHSAVSRLERQGDAWCVVTEHGSVIAPQVVIASNAYTEGEWTELRRNFFPGYYYQVASEPLHGEAAARILPGGQGSWDTRQVLSSIRRDADGRLLLGSLGNGTRKPLWFLQAWADRIQGHYFPYLGKVQWDFSWTGCIAFTPDHLMRLFEPAPGLVAVTGYNGRGVTTGTVVGQAFADFLSSGSAASLPMPFQPMRDVGAPALRSGLYELGFSLYHAGQCLRVVI comes from the coding sequence ATGCCCCTGCGCCAGGAGTGCCTCTGGGAGTATCTGACGCCGGCGCTGCCGAAGACCGAGACGCTGAACGGCGAGGTTCGCGCCGATGTCTGCGTCATCGGCGGCGGCATCACCGGGCTCAACGCCGCCATCCGCCTGCTGGAACAGGGCAAGCGGGTCTGCGTGCTGGAGGCCCATGAAGTGGGCCACGGCGGTTCGGGGCGCAACGTCGGGCTGGTCAATGCCGGGCTGTGGATTCCGCCGGACGAGATCGAAGCGGGCCTGGGCGAGCAGGTCGGTGCCCAGCTCAACCGCACCCTGGGCGGCGCGCCGGCGAAGGTCTTCGCGGTGATCGAGAAGTACGGCATCGAGTGCCAGTTGCGTCGCGAAGGCACCCTGCACATGGCCCACAACGCCCGGGGCCAGGCCGACCTCGCCAGCCGCTGCGAGCAATGGCAGCGCCGTGGTGCGCCGGTGGAACTGCTCACCGGCCAGGCCTGCCGGGATGCCACCGGCACCGAGCGTATCGCTGCCGCGCTGCTCGACCGTCGCGCCGGCACCCTCAACCCCATGGCCTACACCCGGGGCCTGGCCCAGGCGGTGCGCTACCTGGGCGGCTCGCTGTTCCAGCACAGCGCCGTGTCCCGCCTGGAGCGCCAGGGCGATGCCTGGTGTGTGGTCACCGAACACGGCAGCGTGATCGCCCCGCAGGTGGTGATCGCCTCCAACGCCTACACCGAAGGCGAGTGGACCGAGCTGCGCCGCAACTTCTTCCCCGGCTACTACTACCAGGTCGCCTCCGAGCCCCTGCACGGCGAGGCGGCGGCGCGCATCCTGCCGGGCGGGCAGGGTTCCTGGGACACGCGCCAGGTGCTCAGCAGCATCCGCCGCGACGCCGACGGCCGCCTGCTGCTGGGCAGCCTGGGCAACGGCACGCGCAAGCCCTTGTGGTTCCTCCAGGCCTGGGCCGATCGCATCCAGGGCCATTACTTCCCCTACCTGGGCAAGGTGCAGTGGGACTTCAGCTGGACCGGCTGTATCGCCTTCACCCCCGACCACCTGATGCGCCTGTTCGAGCCGGCGCCGGGCCTGGTGGCGGTGACCGGTTACAACGGTCGTGGCGTGACCACCGGCACCGTGGTCGGCCAGGCCTTCGCCGACTTCCTCAGCAGCGGTTCCGCCGCCTCGCTGCCCATGCCCTTCCAGCCGATGCGCGATGTCGGCGCACCGGCGCTGCGCAGTGGGCTCTACGAGCTCGGCTTCTCGCTGTACCACGCGGGCCAGTGCTTGCGCGTGGTGATCTGA
- the amaB gene encoding L-piperidine-6-carboxylate dehydrogenase gives MVAALLDRLGVDPKLYQQGDHAVHTPIDGSRIARVQLEGRAEVEGKIALAAEAFQAWRKVPAPRRGELIRQFGEVLREHKAALGELVSWEAGKITQEGLGEVQEMIDICDFAVGLSRQLYGLTIASERPGHHMRETWQPLGVVGIISAFNFPVAVWSWNAALALVCGNPVLWKPSEKTPLTALACQALFERVAKNFDGAPAHLSQVLIGDREAGEALVDDPRVALVSATGSTRMGREVAPRVAARFARSILELGGNNAMILAPSADLDLAVRAILFSAVGTAGQRCTTLRRLIAHESVRDEIVRRLQAAYAKVRIGHPLQGNLIGPLIDKAGFDAMQRALEQARAEGGEVFGGERQLAGEFPDAYYVSPAIVQMPGQSAVVRHETFAPILYVVGYRDFDDALRLNNEVPQGLSSCLFTTDVREAELFTSAVGSDCGIANVNIGPSGAEIGGAFGGEKETGGGRESGSDSWKAYMRRQTATVNYSHELPLAQGITFD, from the coding sequence ATGGTTGCTGCATTGCTAGACCGCCTAGGCGTCGACCCGAAGCTCTACCAACAGGGCGACCACGCCGTGCACACCCCCATCGACGGCAGCCGCATCGCCCGTGTGCAGCTGGAGGGCCGTGCCGAGGTCGAGGGCAAGATCGCCCTCGCCGCCGAAGCCTTCCAGGCCTGGCGCAAGGTGCCAGCGCCGCGCCGTGGCGAGCTGATCCGCCAGTTCGGCGAGGTGCTGCGCGAGCACAAGGCCGCCCTCGGCGAGCTGGTGTCCTGGGAAGCCGGCAAGATCACCCAGGAAGGCCTGGGCGAAGTGCAGGAAATGATCGACATCTGCGACTTCGCCGTCGGCCTGTCGCGCCAGCTCTACGGCCTGACCATCGCCTCCGAGCGCCCCGGCCACCACATGCGCGAGACCTGGCAGCCCCTGGGCGTGGTCGGCATCATCAGCGCCTTCAACTTCCCCGTCGCGGTCTGGTCGTGGAACGCCGCGCTGGCGCTGGTCTGCGGCAACCCGGTGCTGTGGAAGCCCTCGGAGAAGACCCCGCTCACCGCCCTGGCCTGCCAGGCGCTGTTCGAGCGCGTGGCGAAGAACTTCGACGGTGCCCCGGCACACCTCAGCCAGGTGCTGATCGGTGATCGCGAGGCCGGCGAGGCGCTGGTGGACGACCCCCGCGTGGCCCTGGTCAGCGCCACCGGCAGCACCCGCATGGGCCGCGAAGTGGCCCCGCGCGTGGCCGCCCGCTTCGCCCGCAGCATCCTCGAGTTGGGCGGTAACAACGCGATGATCCTGGCCCCCAGCGCCGACCTCGACCTGGCGGTGCGCGCCATCCTCTTCAGCGCCGTCGGCACCGCTGGCCAGCGCTGCACCACCCTGCGCCGGCTGATCGCCCACGAGTCGGTGCGCGACGAAATCGTTCGCCGCCTGCAGGCCGCCTACGCCAAGGTGCGCATCGGCCACCCGCTGCAGGGCAACCTGATCGGCCCGCTGATCGACAAGGCCGGTTTCGACGCCATGCAGCGCGCCCTCGAACAGGCCCGCGCCGAGGGGGGCGAGGTGTTCGGTGGCGAGCGCCAGCTGGCCGGCGAATTCCCCGACGCTTATTACGTCTCGCCGGCCATCGTGCAGATGCCCGGGCAGAGCGCAGTGGTGCGCCACGAGACCTTCGCGCCGATTCTCTATGTGGTCGGCTACCGCGATTTCGACGACGCGCTGCGCCTCAACAACGAAGTGCCCCAGGGCCTGTCGTCCTGCCTGTTCACCACCGATGTGCGCGAGGCCGAGCTGTTCACCTCGGCGGTGGGCAGCGACTGCGGCATCGCCAATGTCAACATCGGCCCCAGCGGCGCGGAGATCGGCGGCGCCTTCGGTGGCGAGAAGGAGACCGGTGGCGGGCGCGAGTCCGGCTCGGATTCCTGGAAGGCCTACATGCGCCGGCAGACCGCCACGGTGAACTACTCCCACGAACTGCCGCTGGCCCAGGGCATCACCTTCGACTGA
- a CDS encoding LysR substrate-binding domain-containing protein codes for MLKRHMPSLTALQCFEAVARHLSFTRASEELALTQSAVSKQVAQLEEMLQHLLFRRVRRRLQLTPAGSLYLSEVRKILTQVEMSTHYMLSYGGETEVLRVATPPTFGARWLIPRLKGWRLRHPNIHLDVRNELEPDALLQGRADVALFFGQGALPGAECIRLFSEEVVPVCAPSALPAEPFTDPAQLTTLVLLQNATRPEAWHEWFQNQGRHTEHSYHGPRFDTSYMCIRAAQAGCGVALLPRFLVEEELDEGKLVIPWDHAMPSRNAYYLAYPEHAAEVPKVRDFVRWMLEQLDNEA; via the coding sequence ATGCTCAAGCGCCACATGCCCTCCCTCACCGCCCTGCAGTGCTTCGAAGCGGTGGCGCGCCACCTCAGCTTCACCCGCGCCTCGGAGGAACTGGCCCTGACCCAGAGCGCGGTCAGCAAGCAGGTGGCGCAGCTGGAGGAGATGCTCCAGCACCTGCTGTTCCGCCGCGTGCGCCGGCGCCTGCAACTGACCCCGGCGGGCTCGCTGTACCTCTCCGAGGTGCGCAAGATCCTCACCCAGGTGGAGATGTCCACCCACTACATGCTGTCCTACGGCGGCGAAACCGAAGTGCTGCGCGTGGCCACCCCGCCCACCTTCGGCGCGCGCTGGCTGATCCCCCGGCTCAAGGGCTGGCGCCTGCGCCACCCCAATATCCACCTGGACGTGCGCAACGAGCTGGAGCCGGACGCCCTGCTCCAGGGCCGCGCCGACGTGGCGCTGTTCTTCGGCCAGGGCGCGCTGCCGGGGGCGGAGTGCATCCGCCTGTTCAGCGAGGAAGTGGTACCGGTCTGCGCGCCGTCGGCCCTGCCCGCCGAGCCCTTCACCGACCCCGCCCAGCTCACCACCCTGGTGCTGCTGCAGAACGCCACCCGCCCGGAGGCCTGGCACGAGTGGTTCCAGAACCAGGGCCGGCACACCGAGCACAGCTACCACGGGCCGCGCTTCGACACCTCCTACATGTGCATCCGCGCGGCCCAGGCCGGCTGCGGCGTGGCGCTGCTGCCACGCTTCCTGGTGGAAGAGGAGCTGGACGAGGGCAAGCTGGTGATCCCCTGGGACCACGCCATGCCCAGCCGCAACGCCTATTACCTGGCCTACCCCGAGCACGCCGCCGAGGTGCCCAAGGTGCGCGACTTCGTGCGCTGGATGCTGGAGCAGCTGGATAACGAGGCCTAG
- a CDS encoding DUF1338 domain-containing protein, producing MNTRERLLPLVAHVLGEPAARWVDAHVEVPAALDGFAFEEARIHRAWLAEALNLCLFNKLVEAVPIGRTYVEEQLAAGRQVLFDHGAIRTVDWPDNGALPRGRQAFVRILEPLGFTDVRTYPLTRLNMTGYAYRQLDLPEDIAQFFVSELHPGRFGEAFQRAVSRVVGSSRDPLQPRHLATLDQLWRTRHCSREQALDLLPALFDAFGCQHDAPLESDYELLREESAEMAWIATEGNMFNHLTDRVADLEQVVAGQNAKGRPMKASIEVSSSGRVMQTAYRAVQVEREFIDAAGARVQRQVPGSFVEFIQRKVDEDNGRIDLAFDSSNAQGIFKMTAGA from the coding sequence ATGAACACCCGTGAACGCCTCCTGCCCCTGGTCGCCCATGTGCTCGGCGAGCCCGCCGCCCGCTGGGTCGACGCCCACGTCGAAGTGCCCGCCGCCCTGGACGGCTTCGCCTTCGAGGAGGCGCGCATCCACCGCGCCTGGCTGGCCGAAGCGCTGAACCTCTGCCTGTTCAACAAGCTGGTAGAGGCGGTGCCCATCGGCCGCACCTATGTCGAGGAACAGCTGGCCGCCGGCCGCCAGGTGCTGTTCGACCACGGCGCCATCCGCACCGTGGACTGGCCCGACAACGGCGCCCTGCCCCGGGGCCGCCAGGCCTTCGTGCGCATTCTCGAGCCCCTGGGCTTCACCGATGTGCGTACCTACCCGCTGACCCGCCTGAACATGACCGGCTACGCCTACCGGCAACTGGACCTGCCCGAGGACATCGCCCAGTTCTTCGTCTCCGAGCTGCACCCGGGGCGCTTCGGCGAAGCCTTCCAGCGGGCGGTGAGTCGCGTGGTGGGCAGCAGCCGCGACCCGCTGCAGCCCCGCCACCTGGCGACCCTGGACCAGCTCTGGCGCACCCGCCACTGCAGCCGCGAGCAGGCCCTAGACCTGTTGCCGGCGCTGTTCGACGCCTTCGGCTGCCAGCACGACGCGCCGCTGGAAAGCGACTACGAGCTGCTGCGCGAGGAAAGCGCCGAGATGGCCTGGATCGCCACCGAGGGCAACATGTTCAACCACCTCACCGACCGCGTCGCCGACCTGGAACAGGTGGTCGCCGGGCAGAACGCCAAGGGCCGGCCGATGAAGGCCAGCATCGAGGTCTCCAGCTCCGGCCGGGTGATGCAGACCGCCTACCGCGCGGTGCAGGTGGAGCGCGAATTCATCGACGCGGCCGGCGCCAGGGTACAGCGCCAGGTGCCCGGTTCCTTCGTCGAATTCATCCAGCGCAAGGTCGACGAGGACAATGGCCGCATCGACCTCGCCTTCGACAGCAGCAACGCCCAGGGCATCTTCAAGATGACGGCGGGGGCCTAG